A genomic window from Melanotaenia boesemani isolate fMelBoe1 chromosome 15, fMelBoe1.pri, whole genome shotgun sequence includes:
- the LOC121654833 gene encoding olfactory receptor 146-like produces MENYTYNSFILQMEGLMVTEDSMYPVFFLFLISYIVFMIMNLGILILIFIDKNLHQPMYILFCNLTVSDIIGSTHVLPRLLSDMLLPPSERLISYYECVVQAFIAHVFATTSHTMLMIMAFDRYVAICHPLRYSAIMTNKMIIKLTISAWGVPFVLVGVLLGLTIRLNRCRTLITNPFCDNASLFKLSCESSLINNIYGLAFTVVLFISSIGSTVLTYTRIAIVCLTSNNKSLNSKALKTCSTHLLVYLIMSLSGSTIVILHRFPQYSDYRKLSAILFVIIPGGLNPIIYGLQSKEIRSFLSKTFFSSKKNACITTNS; encoded by the coding sequence ATGGAAAACTACACATACAACAGCTTCATCCTCCAGATGGAGGGGTTAATGGTCACAGAGGATTCCATGTACcctgtgtttttcttgtttcttattTCTTACATTGTGTTTATGATCATGAATTTGGGTATTCTTATTCTAATCTTCATTGATAAGAACCTCCATCAGCCCATGTATATACTTTTCTGCAACCTGACAGTCAGTGATATCATTGGAAGTACGCATGTTTTACCTCGGCTTCTTTCAGACATGCTGCTGCCTCCCTCTGAGCGTCTCATCTCTTATTATGAGTGTGTGGTTCAGGCTTTCATCGCACATGTGTTTGCTACCACTTCCCACACAATGCTTATGATTATGGCCTTTGACAGATATGTGGCCATCTGCCATCCTCTGCGCTACTCTGCCATCATGACCAACAAAATGATCATCAAGCTGACAATTTCTGCCTGGGGAGTTCCCTTCGTTCTGGTGGGGGTTCTGCTGGGTCTGACCATACGGCTGAACCGATGCAGGACTCTGATTACAAACCCCTTCTGTGACAATGCCTCATTGTTTAAGCTGTCATGTGAAAGTAGTTTAATTAACAATATTTATGGCCTTGCTTTCACTGTTGTCCTGTTCATATCGTCTATAGGCAGCACTGTTCTCACCTACACCAGGATTGCAATAGTCTGTCTGACCAGTAACAACAAGTCTCTGAATAGTAAAGCcttaaaaacctgcagcactCATCTGTTGGTGTACTTGATTATGTCACTCAGTGGTTCTACTATAGTTATTCTGCACCGCTTCCCTCAGTACTCAGACTACAGGAAACTCTCTGCTATTCTGTTTGTTATCATACCTGGTGGCCTCAATCCCATCATTTATGGTTTGCAATCTAAAGAGATTCGAAGTTTCTTATCCAAAACATTCTTTTCtagtaaaaaaaatgcttgtatTACTACTAATAGCTGA
- the LOC121654834 gene encoding olfactory receptor 146-like has protein sequence MENYTYNSFILQMEGLMVTEDSMYPVFFLFLISYTVFMIMNLGILVLIFIDKNLHQPMYILFCNLTVSDIIGSTHALPRLLSDMLLPPSERLIHYYECVVQAFTTHMFATTSHTTLMIMAFDRYVAICHPLRYSAIMTNKMIIKLTVSAWGVPFVLVGVLLGLTIRLNRCRTLITNPFCDNASLFKLSCESSLINNIYGLAFTVVLFISSIGSTVLTYTRIAIVCLTSKNKSLNSKALKTCSTHLLVYLIMSLSGYTIVILHRFPQYSDYRKLSAILFVIIPGGLNPIIYGLQSKEIRSFLLKMFRSRKKNCFFY, from the coding sequence ATGGAAAACTACACCTACAACAGCTTCATCCTCCAGATGGAGGGGTTAATGGTCACAGAGGATTCCATGTACcctgtgtttttcttgtttcttattTCTTACACTGTGTTTATGATCATGAATTTGGGTATTCTTGTTCTAATCTTCATTGATAAGAACCTCCATCAGCCCATGTATATACTTTTCTGCAACCTGACAGTCAGTGATATCATTGGAAGTACGCATGCTTTACCTCGGCTTCTTTCAGACATGCTGCTGCCTCCCTCTGAGCGTCTCATCCATTACTATGAGTGTGTGGTTCAGGCTTTTACCACACATATGTTTGCTACCACTTCCCACACAACACTTATGATTATGGCCTTTGACAGATATGTGGCCATCTGCCATCCTCTGCGCTACTCTGCTATCATGACCAACAAAATGATCATCAAGCTGACAGTTTCTGCCTGGGGAGTTCCCTTCGTTCTGGTGGGGGTTCTGCTGGGTCTGACCATACGGCTGAACCGATGCAGGACTCTGATTACAAACCCCTTCTGTGACAATGCCTCATTGTTTAAGCTGTCATGTGAAAGTAGTTTAATTAACAATATTTATGGCCTTGCTTTCACTGTTGTCCTGTTCATATCGTCTATAGGCAGCACTGTTCTCACCTACACCAGGATTGCAATAGTCTGTCTGACCAGTAAAAACAAGTCTCTGAATAGTAAAGCcttaaaaacctgcagcactCATCTGTTGGTGTACTTGATTATGTCACTCAGTGGTTATACTATAGTTATTCTGCACCGCTTCCCTCAGTACTCAGACTACAGGAAACTCTCTGCTATTCTGTTTGTTATCATACCTGGTGGCCTCAATCCCATCATTTATGGTTTGCAATCTAAAGAGATTCGAAGtttcttattaaaaatgttccgttctagaaaaaaaaattgctttttttACTAG
- the LOC121654945 gene encoding neuronal acetylcholine receptor subunit alpha-10-like isoform X1, whose amino-acid sequence MELPCCRPPALLLLLLFLPACFAAHGRYAQKLLNDLFSNYTNALRPVEDTNHIINVTLQITLSQIIDMDERNQILTTYLWIRQVWKDAYLTWNTEDYDGLDTIRIPSSYVWRPDIVLYNSADDEFSSSMETNVVLHNDGQVMWDQPAITKSSCSVDVAFFPFDVQQCHLTFGSWTHNGNQMDLSNALATADLADFVPNVEWEVLGMPAKKNVILYGCCEEPYPDITFTLHLKRRASFYIFNLLIPCMMISLLAPLGFYLPADSGEKVSLGVTVLLALTVFQLLVAESMPPSESVPLIGKYYIATMTMVTASTALTIFIMNIHHCGPEGRPVPKWAERFVLNYLARICFVGKVSDICLGEASSRKKTQSWEESDAPPAGGNSSQGANWDVNGQVWKGKVDEDGMGQPLRVEQDLTKQTMWKEDLFVTIDHSEEKGAAGGEDEPNKTATEGGGEHVKQKKGIGGGIGENPKEMLVRSQCVCQHLRLHKNVEYIANSYLDQRMAQLSIGEWRKVAKVMDRFFMWLFIIMFFFMSILILGKAI is encoded by the exons CTTGCTTCGCTGCTCACGGTCGCTACGCCCAGAAGCTGCTGAACGACTTGTTCTCCAACTACACCAACGCTCTACGGCCGGTGGAGGACACCAACCACATCATCAACGTCACACTGCAGATCACCCTCTCCCAGATCATCGACATG GACGAGCGGAACCAGATCCTGACCACCTACCTGTGGATCCGCCAGGTGTGGAAAGATGCCTACCTTACCTGGAATACAGAGGACTACGATGGCCTGGATACCATCCGCATACCCAGTAGCTACGTATGGCGGCCTGATATTGTGCTGTATAACAG TGCAGATGACGAGTTCTCCAGCTCCATGGAGACAAATGTTGTCCTCCACAATGACGGACAGGTCATGTGGGACCAGCCAGCCATCACTAAAAGCTCCTGCTCTGTGGACGTAGCCTTCTTCCCCTTTGACGTGCAGCAGTGTCACCTCACCTTCGGCTCCTGGACCCACAACGGCAACCAGATGGACCTGTCCAATGCCTTGGCCACCGCAGATCTGGCTGATTTTGTCCCCAATGTGGAGTGGGAG GTTCTGGGAATGCCAGCCAAGAAGAACGTCATCCTGTACGGCTGCTGTGAAGAGCCATACCCAGACATCACCTTCACGCTCCACCTGAAGAGACGTGCTTCCTTCTACATCTTCAACCTCCTCATCCCCTGCATGATGATCTCCTTGCTGGCTCCGCTCGGCTTCTACCTGCCGGCGGATTCGGGTGAAAAGGTTTCTCTGGGTGTGACGGTGCTGCTGGCCCTCACGGTGTTTCAGCTGCTGGTGGCCGAGAGCATGCCGCCCTCGGAGAGCGTCCCACTGATAG GAAAGTACTACATTGCCACCATGACGATGGTCACTGCCTCCACAGCTCTCACCATCTTCATCATGAACATACACCACTGTGGTCCTGAGGGCCGTCCCGTCCCGAAGTGGGCCGAACGCTTTGTCCTCAACTACCTCGCCCGAATCTGCTTTGTCGGCAAGGTCAGCGACATCTGCCTTGGAGAGGCTTCatccagaaaaaaaacccaGTCATGGGAAGAGTCGGACGCCCCACCAGCCGGCGGCAACAGCTCCCAGGGAGCAAACTGGGATGTGAATGGACAGGTGTGGAAAGGGAAGGTGGATGAAGACGGGATGGGGCAACCTCTGAGGGTGGAGCAGGATTTAACCAAGCAGACGATGTGGAAGGAGGATCTATTTGTGACCATCGACCACTCGGAGGAGAAAGGAGCTGCTGGTGGAGAAGATGAGCCCAACAAGACCGCTACAGAAGGAGGAGGTGAGCATGTCAAGCAGAAGAAAGGCATTGGAGGTGGAATTGGGGAGAACCCGAAGGAGATGTTGGTGAGAAGTCAATGTGTTTGCCAGCACCTGCGTTTGCATAAGAACGTTGAGTACATCGCCAACTCGTATCTGGATCAGCGAATGGCTCAGCTTAGCATTGGGGAGTGGAGGAAGGTTGCCAAGGTGATGGATCGCTTCTTCATGTggctcttcatcatcatgttcttCTTCATGAGCATCCTGATCCTGGGAAAAGCCATCTGA
- the LOC121654945 gene encoding neuronal acetylcholine receptor subunit alpha-9-like isoform X2 — protein MDERNQILTTYLWIRQVWKDAYLTWNTEDYDGLDTIRIPSSYVWRPDIVLYNSADDEFSSSMETNVVLHNDGQVMWDQPAITKSSCSVDVAFFPFDVQQCHLTFGSWTHNGNQMDLSNALATADLADFVPNVEWEVLGMPAKKNVILYGCCEEPYPDITFTLHLKRRASFYIFNLLIPCMMISLLAPLGFYLPADSGEKVSLGVTVLLALTVFQLLVAESMPPSESVPLIGKYYIATMTMVTASTALTIFIMNIHHCGPEGRPVPKWAERFVLNYLARICFVGKVSDICLGEASSRKKTQSWEESDAPPAGGNSSQGANWDVNGQVWKGKVDEDGMGQPLRVEQDLTKQTMWKEDLFVTIDHSEEKGAAGGEDEPNKTATEGGGEHVKQKKGIGGGIGENPKEMLVRSQCVCQHLRLHKNVEYIANSYLDQRMAQLSIGEWRKVAKVMDRFFMWLFIIMFFFMSILILGKAI, from the exons ATG GACGAGCGGAACCAGATCCTGACCACCTACCTGTGGATCCGCCAGGTGTGGAAAGATGCCTACCTTACCTGGAATACAGAGGACTACGATGGCCTGGATACCATCCGCATACCCAGTAGCTACGTATGGCGGCCTGATATTGTGCTGTATAACAG TGCAGATGACGAGTTCTCCAGCTCCATGGAGACAAATGTTGTCCTCCACAATGACGGACAGGTCATGTGGGACCAGCCAGCCATCACTAAAAGCTCCTGCTCTGTGGACGTAGCCTTCTTCCCCTTTGACGTGCAGCAGTGTCACCTCACCTTCGGCTCCTGGACCCACAACGGCAACCAGATGGACCTGTCCAATGCCTTGGCCACCGCAGATCTGGCTGATTTTGTCCCCAATGTGGAGTGGGAG GTTCTGGGAATGCCAGCCAAGAAGAACGTCATCCTGTACGGCTGCTGTGAAGAGCCATACCCAGACATCACCTTCACGCTCCACCTGAAGAGACGTGCTTCCTTCTACATCTTCAACCTCCTCATCCCCTGCATGATGATCTCCTTGCTGGCTCCGCTCGGCTTCTACCTGCCGGCGGATTCGGGTGAAAAGGTTTCTCTGGGTGTGACGGTGCTGCTGGCCCTCACGGTGTTTCAGCTGCTGGTGGCCGAGAGCATGCCGCCCTCGGAGAGCGTCCCACTGATAG GAAAGTACTACATTGCCACCATGACGATGGTCACTGCCTCCACAGCTCTCACCATCTTCATCATGAACATACACCACTGTGGTCCTGAGGGCCGTCCCGTCCCGAAGTGGGCCGAACGCTTTGTCCTCAACTACCTCGCCCGAATCTGCTTTGTCGGCAAGGTCAGCGACATCTGCCTTGGAGAGGCTTCatccagaaaaaaaacccaGTCATGGGAAGAGTCGGACGCCCCACCAGCCGGCGGCAACAGCTCCCAGGGAGCAAACTGGGATGTGAATGGACAGGTGTGGAAAGGGAAGGTGGATGAAGACGGGATGGGGCAACCTCTGAGGGTGGAGCAGGATTTAACCAAGCAGACGATGTGGAAGGAGGATCTATTTGTGACCATCGACCACTCGGAGGAGAAAGGAGCTGCTGGTGGAGAAGATGAGCCCAACAAGACCGCTACAGAAGGAGGAGGTGAGCATGTCAAGCAGAAGAAAGGCATTGGAGGTGGAATTGGGGAGAACCCGAAGGAGATGTTGGTGAGAAGTCAATGTGTTTGCCAGCACCTGCGTTTGCATAAGAACGTTGAGTACATCGCCAACTCGTATCTGGATCAGCGAATGGCTCAGCTTAGCATTGGGGAGTGGAGGAAGGTTGCCAAGGTGATGGATCGCTTCTTCATGTggctcttcatcatcatgttcttCTTCATGAGCATCCTGATCCTGGGAAAAGCCATCTGA